The genomic DNA AAGCAGCGAGCCATCAACGATCTTGAGTTGAAGAACCAAGAGGCCCGGAAGTTCGCCCAGAAGCTTAAGGAGGCCAATGATTTTTTGATGGTCGAATGGAACAGTTGCTCGACCGAGGAGAAGTCCCTCTGCGACTAGGTGGCCTCCCGGGATGCCACACTAGTCGGAGCAAAGGACGAGCTGGAGGGCTCCCGCACGGCGTTGCGGATCTACTAGGACGCCGAAGGGAGTAGATTTGAAACCATGAAGCAGGCCTACCTCTGTTCGGATGCGTTCTACGATAGATTCACCGATTGGGCCCTTCGTCTGTTTGACTTGGCGATCGAAGGGGCGATCGACCAGCTTCACGAGGGGGGCCACTTGTCAACAGTTGTGTCGAGCAAATTCATAAGTCGGGATAAACTTATAGCCGCTCTGCCCGACAACGAGTTAGACTACTTAGAGTGAGGCTGAGAGCTCAATCTTTTGTAATCCCTTCTGTAAGATTTTAATAGTATTAATGCATGCTCAGCTGTTTGGCGAGACTTTTTCTCATTGTTTTCGCATTCTGATCTTCTTTTAGCTGTATTATAACCTCATAATTCCTCCGTTCGGCCGTGATTTTGATGTGCGTCCGCTTGATTCACCTTTTCTTTTTCAAGTCGCTGGGCCTGAAGTATTTTGGTACGTTCTCTCGAACGGACCCTTTATTTGCCATTTTGAGGGCTTTCGGGCAACACTTATTCGCAGTTAGCCGTTCGACTACTTCGTAAACTTAGATCTGTTGTTGCCATCGCTCGGCGATTCGAAGCAGACTCGTGTTTAACGTCACTACTCAATGTTTTGACGAagactagagtttaacgtcgccgctcgatgatttgcgAAAGACCTGCGTTTAATGTCGTTGCTCGATGATTTGTTGGGGACTCgagtttaatgtcaccgctcAATGGTTGACGAAGACacacgtttaacgtcgccgctcgacggtttggtgGAGACAAGGGcttaaggtcaccgctcaaccgttggtggagatgagggtttaaggtcgctgctcaaccTTTGGtggagatgagggtttaaggtagCCGCTTAACCGTtggtggagacgagggtttaacgttgtcgctcgacgatttggtggaaACTCGCATTTAACAtctccgctcgacgatttggtagAGACTCACGTTTAACGTTGTTGCTCGATGATTTGTTGGGGACTtgtgtttaacgtcgccgctcgacgatttggtgtgTTGTTCAGCTTAAAGTGTAGAAACCTTGTTTTTTATTATCCTGCATTCAAAGGAGACATACAAATACATTGCTTGCTCCAATTCATTCACACACCTCTCATCCTGCcctgtagggttggagatgatttgcgctctaTGGCCGTTCGAGTCGCCTTCCATTCTCATCCTCAAGATAGTAGGCtcctgagcggagcttttcgacgaccttgaagggtcccgCCCATGGTGCTTCAAGTTTGGTGACGTCACCGACCGACTTCACTTTTTTCCACATAAGATCGCTAACCTGGAACGACTTTGGGACCACCCTCCAGTTGTAATTCTGCCTCATTCTCTGCTGGTATGATGTTAGCCGAATGGTTGCATTGTCCCCTGCTTCATCTACCAAATCAAGTTCCACAAGCCTTCGCTCGGTGTTGTCTTCACCGTAGTATTTTACCCGATCGGACTCCACTCTGACCTCTACAGGGACGATTGCCTCTCCGCCGTATACCAGGTGGAAGGGGGTCATGTTTGTGCCCTCCTTTAGGTCGTGCAGATTGCCCATAACACACTTGGGAGCTCAtcaacccagctacctccgatGTGATCGAGCCGAGCACGAAGGATTTGAAAGATCTCCCGATTAGTAACTTCAGCTTGCCCGTTGCTCTGCGGATAGGCCACAGAAGTGAAGGCCTGCTGGATACCATATCCCtcgcaccactccctgagcctcTAACCGGTgaattgtcttccattgtctGAGACGATCTAGCAAGAGATGCCAAACTGGCAGATGATGTTCTGTCATACGAACTTGATGATCATCTGCTCAGTTATTTTGGCTAGGGGCTCGActttgacccatttggagaagtagtccactgCAACGAGCAGGAACTTCCGTTGACCAGTCACTATGGGGAatgtcctacgatgtccatgccccattggtcaaacgGACAAGATACAGTGGAAACCTTCATTTCCTCTGTAGGCTAGTGCGAGAGATTGTGGTACTTCTAGCAGGATAAGCACGCGACCACCGTCCGAGCGACATCCTCCTGGAGGGTCGACCAAAAATATCTGGCCAGCAAAATTTTCCTCGCTAATGAGCGGCCGCCTAGATGCCCtccgtgttagttagagccctagagccaatcatttgatgattgcattatggacttattgtatcatattcttatatataaataaaggcatttgttttggttattatacttacttgtattggtgccaaataaactaagtataatagcgtccttgagtagaaggttctcacctatatcaatcagttagttgaaccgatagtgagatgatatagggaacactactcttaatcattcctagtcgagtattaacattcagggacaatgttaatgtaataagactagcatgtaagtcaactcgatgacttgatttcacaagtcatggatatagagatatcaagttgacacatgcgtatgcattggagaatgtatactgaatgacccgccatgagaaagtatcatggatcattatatgagtgtcatatactttctcatatggctattagtatgactactagtccttggacctgaagtcatcatggatccctacataaggagttatgtactttggtttcgtcaaacgtcacccgtaactgggtggactataaaggcgattactgggtatgtaacgaattatgcagagggatgtgagtgatgtagatgggatctatccctcctatatgacgggagagacatcgatattcttgatagagtgagaccacgaagtgcatggccatgcccaaatgagtcaatatgagatattgagctcatttgatttagtgagtctacttggagtttaagatttagattggtcagaggatgacacggtctatgcctcacattgatcaatctagatgtctaggatagaaggacacttgtcatatattgtgaggagtcacaattagtagtcacaaggtgatgttggatctcaacattcttataacttgggtagtaatgatgtgttgctagataccgcttattacttatgcttctaaatgggtttaggagcattgtcaacgttataagaacctatagggtcacacacaaagggcaattagatagaaattaggttcatttgatgaacctaaaggattaggttcatgtgatgaaccaaattggattaagagtaatccaaattatgctaattgagttggactcgatttggttcatgtgttaagtgagt from Zingiber officinale cultivar Zhangliang chromosome 4A, Zo_v1.1, whole genome shotgun sequence includes the following:
- the LOC121972640 gene encoding uncharacterized protein LOC121972640 — encoded protein: MGNLHDLKEGTNMTPFHLVYGGEAIVPVEVRVESDRVKYYGEDNTERRLVELDLVDEAGDNATIRLTSYQQRMRQNYNWRVVPKSFQVSDLMWKKVKSVGDVTKLEAPWAGPFKVVEKLRSGAYYLEDENGRRLERP